The following nucleotide sequence is from Devosia salina.
ACTCCAGTCTCTCTGGGCTTATAGTCAATCACCAAAGCCCTTGCCAGTACGACCATGGGTCCAATACGAGATGGGGCCATGACGCAAAGGCAAGTCTTTCCGCAAGTTTGTCTTAAGGCAGAGGGCCTTGCCGTGGGCCGCGGTGACGCCGCGTTGCTCAGCGATTTGTCGTTTTCTGTTGCCGGTGGGCATGGCCTCTTGCTGCGCGGCCCCAATGGCGCAGGCAAATCCACCCTGCTGCTGACCCTGGCCGGGCTGCTGCCGACCCTCGCCGGGGCGGTGGCCATCGAGGGTCACGATCCGGAAGACGGACCGGCCCTGCATCATTGCGGGCATCGAAACGCCGTGCGCGCGCGCCTTTCGGTCCTCGAAACGCTGTCGTTCTGGGCCGCCATCAATGGTCCGACCGGTCTCCCACCCCATGAGGCGCTCGAAAGGGTCGGCCTGGCCCGGGCCGCCCGGCTCGATGCCGGCTATCTCTCGGCGGGCCAGCAGCGCCGGCTGGCCCTGGCGCGGCTGCTGGTATCAAGCCGCCCCCTCTGGCTGCTCGACGAACCCACCGCCGCGCTTGACGTGGACGGCCATGCGCTCCTGGCCAGGCTCCTGGCCGAGCATCTGGCACAGGGCGGCCTCGCCATCATCGCCACCCATGACGAAATCGGCCTTGATGGGCTGGACACGCTCACCCTGGGGCGGGCGGCATGAACGGGTTCTGGAACGTGTTGCGGCGGGATTTGCGCCTGGCCCTGGCCGGAGGCGGCGAGGTGCTGACCCTGGTGCTGTTCTTCATCATTGTCGGCGCCATGGTGCCCTTCGCCGTGGGGCCCGACAAGGCGCTGCTGGCGCGCATTGCCCCCGGCATCGTCTGGATCGCCGCCTTTCTCGCCATGCTGCTTGGTCTCGATCGCCTGCTGCGGCCCGACCGCGAGGACGGCACGCTGGCACTCTACCGCCTGGCCGACACACCGCTGGCGGCCATTCTTGCCGCAAAAGTGATCGGGCACTGGCTGACCTCGGCCCTGCCGCTGATCCTGGCATCGCCCTTCCTGGCGCTGATCCTGGGCATGGACGGGCCCACGTTGGGCCGCACCTTGCTCTCCCTGGCACTGGGCACGCCGGCGCTGGCGGCTTTCGGCACCTTCGGGGCAGCAGTCACGGTGGCCCTGCGCCGCGGCGGGTTGCTGGCCCCGATCCTGATTGCCCCGCTTTCGGTCCCGGTCCTGATCTTTGGCGTCGGCGCCATTGCCCCGCTGGGCGGACCCGACCAGGCCAGCGCCGCAATGCTGTTCCTTGCGGCACTCAGTCTCATGGCCCTGGCCCTCTCTCCCTTTGTCGCCGCGCTTGCGATAGTCTGGGGAGAAGAGTAGAGCGCGCCCATGAACACCAACAGCATCGACGACACGCCCAAAATGAGCTGGTGGAACCGGCTGGCCCATCCCGGCCAGTTCGTGAGCTGGACACGTCCGCTGGTCTGGCCGCTGGCCGGCCTGACCGCGCTGCTATTCGCCATCGGGCTGTGGTTCGCCTTCTTCAACTCCCCGGCCGACTACCAGATGGGTGACACGGTGCGCATCATGTATGTGCATGTGCCCACCGCCTGGCTCAGCCAGTTCGTCTATGCCACCATGGCGGTCTCGGCCCTGGGCACGCTGGTCTGGCGCCACCCCATGGCCGATGTCTCGATGAAAGCCGCCGCGCCGCTCGGCGCCGCTTTCACCGCCATGGCGCTGTTCACCGGTTCGATGTGGGGCCGCCCCACCTGGGGCACCTTCTGGGAATGGGACGGGCGCATGACCTCGACCCTGATCCTGCTGTTCATCTATCTCGGCATTGTCGCCCTGTGGCGCGCCTTCGACGACCAGCTGCGCGCCGCCCGCGTGGTGGCCATCTTCACTCTCGTGGGCGCCGTCAACGTGCCGATCATCAAGTTCTCGGTCGACTGGTGGTCGACCCTGCACCAGCCGGCCAGCGTCTTTACCGCCGAAGGCCCGAAAATGCCGCCCTCGCTGCTGACGCCGCTCTTCGTGATGTTCTTTGCCTTCACCTTCCTCTTCATCACCCTGCAGCTGGTGGCCATGCATACCGAAGTGCGCCGCCGCCGGGTGATGACGCTGGAACGCCGGACCGTGCGGGGAGACGCCGCATGATCGGGCTCGGGGAACATGCCGAATTCATCATCGCCGCCTATGGCGGGGTTTTCCTGGGCCTACTGGCCCTGATCTTCTGGATCGTCGCCGACAGTCGCCGCATCAAGGCCCGACTGGCCGAACTCGGGGACAAGCGCGGCTGATGCGCTATGTCCTCTTCGCCCTGCCGCTGATCCTGCTTGTTGCCCTGGTGTCGGTCTTCGCCTTTTCCATCGACCGGGACGCCAGCCTCGTCCGCTCCGTGCTGATCGACAAGCCCGTGCCGCAATTCACCCTGCAAGCGGTCGAAGGCCTTGGCGTGCCGGGTTTCGACACGGCTGCCCTCCAAGGGGAGCCCACCCTGGTCAATGTCTTTGCGTCCTGGTGCATTCCCTGCCGCGACGAGCATCCCCTGCTCGAGGCGCTCAAGACGAGGACCGGGGTGCGCCTCTATGGCATCAACCACTCCGACGCTCCGGAAAACGCCCGCGCGTTTCTCGCGGAGCTGGGCAATCCCTATGATGCGGTGGGCGCCGACCGCGACCGTCGCGTCTCGATCGACTGGGGCGTTTATGGGGTGCCCGAGACCTTCCTGGTCGATGCGGATGGCACCATTGTCTACAAGCATGTGGGCCCATTGACGCCCGAGGCCATTGAAACCGAGGTCCTTCCGGCGTTAGAAAAGCTGGGCGGCTGACCCGTTCAGCCCCCGTTCATCTTGTTCGCGGCATCTTGCAGCCGTCTTCGCTTATCGGAAGAGACTGAAATGGTTCGTCGCGTTCTGACCCATCTGCGCCATCAGAAACTGGTTACCCTGATCGAATATGCGCTGATTGCGGCCATCATCACCGTCGCGACGACCTTTGCCGTGTCCGCCGCCGGCTACAACATCACCGATTTCTTCCCCGGCTGACCGGACGGCTCAGAAGTCGCTGGTGAGACCCTTGATCTCCCAATCCCCATAGCGCACCGGCTCAAGCCCACCGCGGCCACCCCTTTCCTGCGGTGCCATGGCCCCTTTGGCGTCGATCGCCTGCCGGCGCGCTTCCGCCTCGGCCAATGCGCGCTGCGCCGCCGGGCTGAGGATCTTCGGCGCGGTGGCCTCGGGCTGTTCGACCTGGTCGGGTGCGTCGTCCATCTCGGTTTCCATTACGTTTCTGTCACCCGCTTGCGCGGAACCTCAAGGCACACAACATAGTTGGCTGAAGCATCCAACCCAAGGGGTTCGACAATGTTCAATATGTTCCGCACCTTCGTCCTGCTCGCCGGGATGACGGCGCTGTTCATGGTGGTGGGCTATTTCATCGGCGGCACCGGCGGCATGATGATTGCCCTGGCCTTTGCCGCCGTGACCAATGTGTTCGCCTATTGGAACTCCGACAAGCTGGTCCTGCGCATGCAGAACGCGGTGCCGGTCGAGCGGTCCCGCGCGCCCGAGCTCTATGACATGGTCGATGTGCTCTCCCGGCGCGCCGGCATCCCGACCCCGGCCGTCTATGTGATCGAGACCGACCAGCCCAACGCCTTTGCCACGGGGCGCGACCCGAACAATGCTGCCGTGGCCGTGTCCACCGGTCTACTGCGCCAGCTCGAAACCCGCGAGGTGGCGGGCGTGGTGGCCCATGAACTGGCCCATATCAAGAACCGCGACACCCTCACCATGACCATCACCGCCACCCTGGCCGGTGCCATTTCGGCGCTGGCCCAGTTCGGCCTGTTCTTCGGGGGCGGCAATAATCGCGACAATCCGCTCGGTGGCATTGGCGCGCTGCTGATGGTGTTTCTGGCCCCTGTCGCCGCCATGATGGTGCAGATGGCCGTGAGCCGCACCCGCGAATATGAAGCCGACAAGCACGGCGCCGAAATCTCGGGCGATCCGCTGGCCCTGGCTTCGGCGCTCAACAAGATTGCTTCCCTGGCCGGCCGGCAGGTCAATATGGCGGCCGAACGCAACCCGGCCATGGCCCATATGTACATCGTCAATCCGCTCAGCGGACAGCGCATGGACAATCTGTTTTCCACCCATCCCGATACCGGCAACCGCATCCAGGCCCTGCAAAGGCTTGCCGCAGAGATGAGCGTGGACGATAAGGGGCGCAGGCCCCAGCCCCGCCCGCGCCCCGCTTCGAGCGGCCGCGACACCGGCGGCGGCTGGCGAGTGCCCACCGCGGGACGCACCGAGCAAGACGGGAACGTCCGCGGACCCTGGGGATAGATGCGCGCCATCCAGAGGAGGCGTGCCGCAACTGAGTTGACGAATTGGCGCAACGGACCGAACCGGCGGGCTTGAAGCTTCGCCTTGTGGCCGCCGAACGGCTGAAGGCCGTGCTGGGCGGGGATCATTTCAGCCCGCTCGGCACGGGTGAACTGGCCGATGGGCGCGACCGTGCCCTGGCCAACCGGCTGATCACCACCGCCTTGCGCCGGCATGGGCAGATCAACACCATGCTCGCGGACCTGCTCGACAAGGGCCTGCCGCCGCGCTCCGGCAGTTTCGAGGCCGTACTGCGCCTGTCGCTGGCCCAGCTGGTTTTCCTGCCCGACCTGGGCGCGCACAGCGCCCTGTTCCTGGCCGTCGAAGCCATCAAGCGCGACAGCAAGGCGAGGCACCTTTCGGGCCTGATGAACGCCGTACTGCGCCGCGCCCAGGCCAATTCGGCCCGCTATGGGCTGATGGATGACGCGACCCTGCTGCCGGCCGCCTTCGCCAAGGGCTGGACCGAAGCCTACGGCGCCGAGGCGGTGGCCGGCTTTGCCGAGGCGCTGGTCGAGGGCGCGCCTCTCGACCTGACCCTGCGCGATGACGATCCCGAACTGGTCGAGGCGCTCGGCGCGGAGCGCCTGATTGCCGATAGCGTGCGCCTCGAAAGCCGCGACCGCCCCGTGGAAGCCCTGCCCGGCTATGACGAAGGCCGCTGGTGGGTGCAGGACGCGGCCTCGGCCATTCCCGCCCGCCTGATGGTCCTCGACCCGAACAAGGCCGTTCTCGATGTCTGCGCCGCGCCCGGCGGCAAGACCGCACAGCTGATCAAGGCCGGCTACCGGGTGACCGCGCTCGACAATGATGCCGGCCGGCTCGAACGCCTCCGCCAGAACATGGCGCGACTGGGCTATTCGCCCAAGGTCATCGAAGCGGATGCCGCCAATTTCGATCCCGCCACCCCCTTCGATGGCGTGCTGCTGGACGCGCCCTGTTCGGCCACCGGCACCTTCCGCCGCCATCCCGAAGTGCTCTGGAGCCGCAATGCCGGCGACATTGCCGGCCGCGTCCGGCTGCAACGGGCCCTGCTGGCCAATGCCTATCGCTGCCTGGCCCCCGGTGGCACGCTGATCTATTGCGTCTGCTCGCTGGAACCCTCCGAAGGCGAGGAGCAGGTCGATTGGGCCCTTGATGCACTGCCCGGGCTCGAATTGGCCCCGATCCGCGCGGCAGAACTGGCCGGATTGGAGCAGGCGGTCACCCCGCGCGGCCTCGTCCGCACCCACCCGGCCATGACCCCGGGCAATGGAAATGCGGGCATGGACGGGTTCTTCGTGGCGCGATTCCGCCGAACAGGCTAAAGGGCGGAAGATGCGGCTGCCGAAAAAAGCGGCACCGGCGAGGAAGAAACGGTTGGACTTCAGGCACGACAGCATAATGGCCTTCGCTCCCGACCGGGCGGAGGCAGGGAATTGAGCGGGCGGCTGGTGACGGCCGGGCGCCGCTTCGCGCTGGGCCTTGCCGATTCGGTGGTGACCATGCCGCTGCTGCGCTGGACCTGGCGCGGCCAGGCCGACTATGCCTTTGCCGGCGACCTGCCCGACTTCCGGCCCGCGGACCGCGAGGCCGTGCGCGAAATGATGTCGGGGCGCTATCTGCTGGCTTCCAAGCTGTTCGACACGGGCGGCGCGTCCCCCTTCTCGCTCGATGTCGACCACCCCGACTGGTGGAACAACCTCCACAGCTTCTCCTGGCTCCGCCATTTCCGCGATTGTCGTGACCCGGGCGAAAAGCTCTTTGCGCGGACGCTGGTGCTGGACTGGATCGGCCGCGAGGGCCAGTTCGAGGCCGATAGCTGGACCCTGACCCTGACGGCACAGCGGGTGCTCAACTGGCTTCGCCACCTGACACTGGTGCTTGACGGCGCCACTCTCGACCAGACCCGCACCATTCAGCGCAGCCTGGGAACGCAGGTGCAGAGCTTGCGCGTGCGCGGTGCCCTGGCCGCCGACCCGGTCGAAGCGCTGTTTGCCGCCATTGGCCTGTTGGGCGCTGAATTGTGCAATGTGGGCGATGTGCCCGATATCGACACCCATGTCGGCCTGCTCGAGGCCCTGCTGGGCCAGCAACTCGACGGCGATGGCCTGCATCTTTCGCGCAATCCCAGGCTGCAGCTGACCCTGCTGGTGGAACTGGCGAGCCTGCGGCGCGCAGTCGGCCGGCATGGTAGCCCGGCCATGGCCGAACTGGCCAATCGCATCGACCGCATGCACGAGGCGCTCGACGCGCTGACCCTTTCCAGCGGCGAACCCGTCTATTTCAACGGCTGCGGGCAGGTGCCGCATGACGTGCTGGTGGCCGTCCAGGCCAATGGCCCCTCTGCCTCGCGCAGCTCCCGGCTTCTCGGTGGCTACGGCATCGTGCGCGCCGGCGATACGGTGATCATCGGCGATGGCGGGCAACGGCCCCCACCGGGCTTCGACGCCGAGGCCCATGACGGTGCCCTCGCCTTCGAGTTTGCCCATGGCAGCGAACTGATTGTCGGCTCCTGCGGACCCGCGCCCTCCGACCTGCCCGACAGCCAGAGCCTGTTCCGCCAGGCCGTGGCCCATTCCGCGCCCACCATCGACGCCGAGGGGGCTGCGCAACGGCCGGGACGCAACGCTCGATCGCAGCCCATGGCGCTGGACAGCGGCGAACACATGCTGACCATGACCAGTACCGGCTATGCCGGGCGGTTCGGCGCCGAGATCGAACGGCGCCTGACCCTGCTTTCGGAAGGCACCACCCTGGTGGGCCAGGATAGAGTCCTGCCCCAGGGGGAGCCACAAGGCCTGCTGACCCTGCGCTTCCACCTGGCGCCCGGCATCAAGGTGCGCCGCACCACGGGCGAGGGCATTGCCCGGCTGGTCCTGCCCAATGGGGCCGTCTGGAGCTTTCTCTGGGAAGGCGCGCAATTCCGCGAAGAGGATAGCGTACGTCAGTCGGCCTATCTCGGCTTTCACCGCACGCGGCAATTGGTGCTGGAGACCAATGTGGCCAGCGACACCGAAGTGGCCTGGATCTTCACGCTCGAGCAGCAATAGGCCGGAATCGGCAGCCGGTCGGCGCAAAGCGATTGGCCTTAAGCGTTTCTCGTGCTAGCGAGCGCGCGAATTCCTCCATTGATGGCGAGACATATTCTCATGGGCAAGACGGTGACGGTCGGGCGGGCGCTGCTTTCGGTATTCGACAAGTCGGGCATGACCGATTTCGCAAAGGGGCTTTCCGAGGCCGGGGTGGAACTGGTTTCCACCGGCGGTACCCACCGCCTGATCAGCGAGGCCGGGCTGCCAGTGCGCGATATTTCCGACCTGACCGGCTTTCCCGAAATGATGGATGGCCGGGTGAAGACCCTTCACCCCAAGGTCCATGGAGGCCTGCTGGCGGTGCGCGACAATCCCGAGCACCAGGCCTCGATGGCCGAACACGAAATCGGCCCGATCGATCTCGTCGCCGTCAACCTCTACCCCTTCGAAAAGACCGTCGCCTCCGGCGCATCCTATGACGAGATCATCGAGAACATCGACATCGGTGGTCCGGCCATGGTGCGCTCGGCGGCCAAGAACCATGCCTTCGTGACCGTGGTGGTCGATCCCGCCGACTACCCGGCAATTCTGGAAGCGATCAAGGCGGGCGGCATTCCCTTCGAGATGCGCCAGCGCCTCGCCGCCAAGGCCTATGCCCGCACCGCCGCTTATGACAGTGCGATTTCGAGCTGGTTCGCCAAGGAAATCGACTTTGCCGATGTCAGCTATCGCAGCTTTGCCGGCACCCTGAGCGAAGTCATGCGCTATGGCGAGAACCCGCATCAATGGGCCGCCTTCTACAAGACCGGAGAGAACCGCCCCGGCGTCGCCACCGCAACCCAGGTGCAGGGCAAGACGCTCTCCTACAACAATATCAACGACACCGACGCCGCCTTCGAGCTGGTCAGCGAGTTCGCGTCCGAAGAGACCGCAGCCGTTGCCATCATCAAGCACGCCAACCCCTGCGGCGTGGCCGTGGCCGGTGATCTCAAGACGGCTTACCTCAAGGCGCTGCGCACCGATCCGGTCTCGGCCTTTGGCGGCATTGTCGCCACCAATCGCGAGATCGACGCCGAAACGGCGACCGAGATCGTCAAGGTTTTCACCGAGGTGATCGTGGCGCCCTCCGCCACGCCGGAAGCGCAAGAGATCATCGCCGCCAAAAAGAACCTGCGCCTGCTGCTGACCGGTGGTCTGGCCGACCCCAAGGCCGATGGCCTTCTGGTCAAGTCGGTCGCCGGCGGCCTGCTTGTGCAGGGTCGCGACAACAAGAGTGTCGATGATTGCGATCTCAAGGTTGTCACCAAGCGCCAGCCCACCGAACAGGAGCTCGTCGATCTCAAGCTCGCGGCCAAGGTGGCCAAGCACGTCAAGTCCAACGCCATCATCTATGTCAAGGACGGGGCCACCGCCGGTATCGGCGCCGGACAGATGTCCCGGGTGGATTCGGCCCGCGTCGCCCATCGCAAGTCGATCGACGCCGCCCAGGCTGCCGGGCTCGAGGGCGCACTGACCGAAGGTTCGGTGGTCGCCTCGGACGCTTTCTTCCCCTTTGCCGACGGCCTGGAGGCCCTGGTGGCGGCCGGCGCCACCGCCGTCATCCAGCCGGGCGGCTCGATGCGCGACGACGAGGTCATTGCCGCTGCCGACGCCGCCGGCATCGCCATGGTGATGACCGGAATGCGCCACTTCCGGCATTAGGCGGCAGGTGACTCAGATTACGGAAAAGTAATTTGTGCACCTCCGGCAGGTAAGGGCTTCTTGAGATCGTTGTGGCATGGTTCCCGCGCCGCACCTCGTCTGGCGCGGCGCAAGAGGCATGCCAATGCGGCTTAGAATACCCAGTGATCTCAACGGATTGTTGCAGGCCGGACTGCTGCGTTCGGTCGGCTCGCTGGGCATCAAGGTGGCAACGGCCGGGCTGACCTACCTGACCTATGTGGTGCTCTCGCGCACCCAGACCAATGACGAATATGGCCATTTCGCCTTTGGCCTGGCGCTGGCAACCGTGCTCGCCATCCTGGCCGGTGCGGGCCAGCCCATGGCGATTCTGCGCCTCTGGGCAGAACGGCGCAGCAAGGGCGATGCGGCCGGCGCGGAACAGGCAGTGGCGGCAGGATCGGGCATTACCCTGCTCGCGGGGCTCGCCGTTGCCGGACTGCTCTGCCTGGCAACGCTGGTCTATCTACCCTTCCTCGCGCCTAGCGACACCGCCAACCATTTCTTTGGCGCCGCCATTCTGATCCTGCCCCTGGCCCTGTCGGAATACAATTCCTCGGCCCTGCGCGCCCAGGGGTCGCTCTGGACGGCGCTGCTGCCCCGCGACATTTTCTGGCGCCTGGCCCTGCCCGGCCTTGTGCTTGGACTGTTTGCCATCGGCATCGTGCTGAGCGGTCCCGATGCGCTGGTGCTGTCGGCGGCGCTGCTCCTGGGGGTCCTCGGACTACAGATGCTCGCCGCCACCCGCCGCGGCTATGCCATCCTGCCAGCGCGCGGCCTGGCGCCGATCCGCGATCATTGGCGGCAATGGGGCGGGCTCAGCCGCTGGCTGCTGCTCGGCGCATTGATCGAGACCGCCGCGCTCAATGCCGACATCATCCTCGTGGGGCTGATGCTCGACCTCGAAAGCTCGGGCCTTTATTTCAACGCCTTCCGCACGGCCGGGCTGATGACACTGTTCACATTCGCCATCGAACTGGTGATTGCCCCCATGGTGGCCGAGCACTTCCACGCCGGCAATATGCGCAAGGCCCAGGCCATCACCGCGCTCTGCGCCTGGGCCGGCTTTGCCTTTTCGCTGGTGATCTTCGGCGGCTTCGCCCTGTTCGGCGACGAAATCCTGGGCCTGTTCGGCGCCACCTATGCCGATGGCTGGCTGATCCTGATGCTGCTGTCCTTCGGCCTCCTCTTCGACGCCATCACCGGGCCCTCCAAGATCGTGATGATGATGACCGGCCACGAGCGCCCCTATGTGGCGATCTTCGGCGCCATCATGGGTCTGGGCTTCCTGCTGCAGATCCTTGTCATTCCGGTCTGGGGTCTCGTGGGCGCCGCCGCGCTCAACATGGCCTCGCGGGTGGTGGCCCAGCTCGGCATCGCGCTCTGGTGCCGCTATCGCATCGGCCTCGACACCAGCCTGGTCGGCGTATTTGCCATAGCCCGCCTGCGCGACGCACAAGCGACCTGACCGGCATATCAGCTGCCGTACCCGTGAGTACGGTTATGCTTGACCCCCGCCCCGGCTTGGGCTTAGAACCTCTTCCAATCTTCATTCCTGCCCCGGACCCCACGACTATGACCAAGGCGCGCACGCTCTACGACAAGATCTGGGACGACCACCTCGTCCAGAACAACGAGGACGGCACGAGCCTTCTGTATATCGACCGGCACCTGGTGCATGAAGTGACCTCTCCCCAGGCCTTCGAAGGCCTGCGCATGAACGGTCGCAAGGTCCGCCATCCGGAGCGCACCCTGGCCGTGGTCGACCACAACGTCCCCACCACGGACCGCTCGCTGCCCAATCCCGATCCGGAAAGCGCCATCCAGATCGCGGCGCTGGCCGAGAACACCAAGGATTTCGGCATCGAATATTACGATCCCTTCGACAACCGCCAGGGCATCGTGCATATCGTGGGCCCGGAACAGGGTTTCACCCTGCCCGGCATGACCATTGTCTGTGGTGACAGCCATACCTCGACCCATGGTGCCTTCGGCGCCCTGGCGCACGGCATCGGCACCTCGGAGGTCGAGCACGTTCTGGCCACCCAGACGCTGATCCAGCAGAAGGCCAAGAACATGCTGGTGCGCGTCGACGGGCAGCTGCCCGAAGGCGTCACCGCCAAGGATATCATCCTCGCCATCATCGGCGAGATCGGCACGGCCGGCGGCACCGGCCATGTGATCGAGTTTGCCGGCGAGGCGATCCGTTCGCTGTCCATGGAAGGCCGCATGACGGTCTGCAACATGACCATCGAGGGTGGCGCCCGCGCCGGGCTGATCGCGCCGGACGAGAAGACCTTCGCCTATGTCAAGGATCGCCCCCGCGCGCCCACGGGCAAGGCCTGGGACATGGCGCTGGACTACTGGAAGTCGCTGCACACCGACGAAGGGGCGCATTACGACAAGGTGGTCGTGCTCGACGCCGCCAAGCTGCCGCCCATCGTCTCCTGGGGCTCTTCGCCCGAGGACGTGATCTCGGTTCAGGGTGTGGTGCCCAATCCCGACGACATTGCCGACGAGAACAAGCGCGCCTCCAAGTGGCGGGCGCTGGACTATATGGGTCTCAAGCCCGGCACGCCGATCACCGATATCAAGCTCGACCGCGTGTTCATCGGCTCGTGCACCAATGGCCGCATCGAGGATCTGCGCGCCGCCGCCGCCGTGATCGGCGACCGCAAGGTGGCTGGCCACGTCTCGGCCATGGTCGTGCCCGGCTCGGGCCTGGTGAAGGCCCAGGCCGAGGCCGAGGGTCTCGATGTGATCTTCAAGAATGCCGGCTTTGAATGGCGCGAACCGGGCTGCTCGATGTGCCTGGCCATGAACCCGGACAAGCTGGCCCCCGGCGAGCGCTGCGCCTCCACCTCGAACCGCAATTTCGAGGGCCGCCAGGGCTTCAAGGGACGCACGCATCTGGTGTCCCCGGCCATGGCCGCCGCCGCCGCCATTGCCGGCCATTTCGTCGACATCCGCGAGTGGCAGTGACCACAACCGACTGGTCGGGGTCCTACGCCCCGACCCTGGACGATATCGAGGCTCTGGCCAGCGCGGCCCTCCGCGACTTGCCGGAGCCTTTCGCGTCCCTGGCCGCCGACGTGACCTGTTCGGTCGCCGAATTCGCCGAGGATGACGTGCTCCAGGGCTTCGGCATGGATAGCCCGTTCGAGCTGATGGGCCTGTTCTCGGGCGTGGGCATGACCGAGGACGGCGCCGTGCCGCAGACCGGGCAATTGCCCAACACGGTCTATCTCTATCGTCGCGCCATTCTCGACTATTGGGCCGAGCACGACGACAACACGCTGGGTGAGATCGTCACCCATGTGCTGATTCACGAGTTGGGACACCATTTCGGCTTTTCCGACGAGGACATGGAAGCCATCGAGGCCCAGGCCGATCACGACCCGGCATGATCCGTCAAATGTGCCGGAGCCAAAGCTTGCGTTAACGCCCGCCCTCTATGCTGCCCCGCGCGGAAGGAGTGGACGCCTTGGCCCAGATCGACGTGTTTTCTTTTGCTGGCTCGGTGACGGCGCTGCTGCTGGCGGCGGGGCTGCTGATCGCCTATGGCGTCAATCGCAACCTGACCGCCTTTCGCTGGTGGGCAGCCAGCTTCGGCCTGCTCGCCATTGCCATGGCCACGGTGACGCTGCGCTTCGATGGCCCGTCCTACTGGATCAAGTGTGTGAGCTGGGCCTGCTTTTATGCCGCCGCCTGTCTCATTGCCTTCGGCCTTTACAGGGAAGGCGCGATGCGGACCAACCCCTGGCTGCGCATCCTCGCCGGCGCGGTGCTCTATGTGGGGATAGCCTCGGCACTTATCGGGAGGGAGGCGCCACCGCATATGTGGTTCCTGCTCGGTCCGGTCCCGACCATGGTCTTGATGGCCTGGTCGATTATCCCCGTTCTGCGGACCGGCGCCTGGGGCTACGCGCTGGCGCTGTCCGCCGGCATCGCGGTGATCGGCATCCGCGCACTCTGGTTTGCCAATGACCTGGTGCAGATGGGTCCGATCCGCCGCCCTTCCCTGCGCGGCGCCCTCATACCTGGAGGAGCCCCGCCTGAACGTCTGCCGGTAGGACCGCGGCCTGGACCTGGAAGCGCACCGGGACCCGAGGCCCTTCTCGATTTCAGACCACCGCTGTCTGGGCGCCCCCCTGTGGAACAGCCC
It contains:
- the htpX gene encoding zinc metalloprotease HtpX, with amino-acid sequence MFNMFRTFVLLAGMTALFMVVGYFIGGTGGMMIALAFAAVTNVFAYWNSDKLVLRMQNAVPVERSRAPELYDMVDVLSRRAGIPTPAVYVIETDQPNAFATGRDPNNAAVAVSTGLLRQLETREVAGVVAHELAHIKNRDTLTMTITATLAGAISALAQFGLFFGGGNNRDNPLGGIGALLMVFLAPVAAMMVQMAVSRTREYEADKHGAEISGDPLALASALNKIASLAGRQVNMAAERNPAMAHMYIVNPLSGQRMDNLFSTHPDTGNRIQALQRLAAEMSVDDKGRRPQPRPRPASSGRDTGGGWRVPTAGRTEQDGNVRGPWG
- the ccmD gene encoding heme exporter protein CcmD, encoding MIGLGEHAEFIIAAYGGVFLGLLALIFWIVADSRRIKARLAELGDKRG
- a CDS encoding DsbE family thiol:disulfide interchange protein, with product MRYVLFALPLILLVALVSVFAFSIDRDASLVRSVLIDKPVPQFTLQAVEGLGVPGFDTAALQGEPTLVNVFASWCIPCRDEHPLLEALKTRTGVRLYGINHSDAPENARAFLAELGNPYDAVGADRDRRVSIDWGVYGVPETFLVDADGTIVYKHVGPLTPEAIETEVLPALEKLGG
- a CDS encoding RsmB/NOP family class I SAM-dependent RNA methyltransferase; this translates as MKLRLVAAERLKAVLGGDHFSPLGTGELADGRDRALANRLITTALRRHGQINTMLADLLDKGLPPRSGSFEAVLRLSLAQLVFLPDLGAHSALFLAVEAIKRDSKARHLSGLMNAVLRRAQANSARYGLMDDATLLPAAFAKGWTEAYGAEAVAGFAEALVEGAPLDLTLRDDDPELVEALGAERLIADSVRLESRDRPVEALPGYDEGRWWVQDAASAIPARLMVLDPNKAVLDVCAAPGGKTAQLIKAGYRVTALDNDAGRLERLRQNMARLGYSPKVIEADAANFDPATPFDGVLLDAPCSATGTFRRHPEVLWSRNAGDIAGRVRLQRALLANAYRCLAPGGTLIYCVCSLEPSEGEEQVDWALDALPGLELAPIRAAELAGLEQAVTPRGLVRTHPAMTPGNGNAGMDGFFVARFRRTG
- a CDS encoding heme ABC transporter permease, coding for MNTNSIDDTPKMSWWNRLAHPGQFVSWTRPLVWPLAGLTALLFAIGLWFAFFNSPADYQMGDTVRIMYVHVPTAWLSQFVYATMAVSALGTLVWRHPMADVSMKAAAPLGAAFTAMALFTGSMWGRPTWGTFWEWDGRMTSTLILLFIYLGIVALWRAFDDQLRAARVVAIFTLVGAVNVPIIKFSVDWWSTLHQPASVFTAEGPKMPPSLLTPLFVMFFAFTFLFITLQLVAMHTEVRRRRVMTLERRTVRGDAA
- the ccmA gene encoding heme ABC exporter ATP-binding protein CcmA, which encodes MTQRQVFPQVCLKAEGLAVGRGDAALLSDLSFSVAGGHGLLLRGPNGAGKSTLLLTLAGLLPTLAGAVAIEGHDPEDGPALHHCGHRNAVRARLSVLETLSFWAAINGPTGLPPHEALERVGLARAARLDAGYLSAGQQRRLALARLLVSSRPLWLLDEPTAALDVDGHALLARLLAEHLAQGGLAIIATHDEIGLDGLDTLTLGRAA
- the ccmB gene encoding heme exporter protein CcmB codes for the protein MNGFWNVLRRDLRLALAGGGEVLTLVLFFIIVGAMVPFAVGPDKALLARIAPGIVWIAAFLAMLLGLDRLLRPDREDGTLALYRLADTPLAAILAAKVIGHWLTSALPLILASPFLALILGMDGPTLGRTLLSLALGTPALAAFGTFGAAVTVALRRGGLLAPILIAPLSVPVLIFGVGAIAPLGGPDQASAAMLFLAALSLMALALSPFVAALAIVWGEE
- a CDS encoding Flp family type IVb pilin — encoded protein: MVRRVLTHLRHQKLVTLIEYALIAAIITVATTFAVSAAGYNITDFFPG
- a CDS encoding DUF1674 domain-containing protein, which translates into the protein MDDAPDQVEQPEATAPKILSPAAQRALAEAEARRQAIDAKGAMAPQERGGRGGLEPVRYGDWEIKGLTSDF